GCCCACGAGCGGGCCGAGGCTATCCGCGGCGAGTTCGTCCTGGCGGTGCGGGGCGTCGTCGCCCGCCGACCGCCCGGAACGGAGAACGCCAAGCTCGCCACCGGCGACATCGAGGTCCACGTCGGCGAGCTCCGGATCCTCAACGAGGCGCGCCCGCTGCCGTTCCCCATCGAGGACGAGGTCGAGGTCGACGAGCTGACGCGGCTGACCCACCGCTATCTGGACCTGCGGCGCCCGGCCATGTACCGCAACTTCGTCATCCGGGACGCGGTGTCCCGCGCGACGCGCGACTACCTGCACGCGCACGGCTTCGTGGAGGTGGAGACGCCCTTCCTGATCCGCACCACGCCGGAAGGCGCCCGCGACTTCCTGGTGCCGAGCCGGCTGAACCGCGGCTGCTTCTATGCCCTGGCCCAGTCGCCCCAGCTCTTCAAGCAGCTGCTGATGGTGGCGGGCTTCGAGCGCTACTTCCAGATCGTGCGCTGCTTCCGGGACGAGGACCTCCGCAAGGACCGGCAGCCGGAGTTCACGCAGATCGACCTCGAGACGTCGTTCCTCGATCGGGACGAGCTGCTGCCCCTGATCGAGGGTATGGTCGCGGAGATCCTTCGCCGCGTCCACGACGTCGAGCTGGCGCGGCCGTTCCCGCGCCTCACCTACGCCGAGGCCATGGAGCGCTTCGGCTCCGACAAGCCGGACCTGCGCTTCGGGATGGAGCTCCAGAACGTGACGGCGCTCTTCCGGGACGGCGAGTTCCAGGCGTTTCGGCAGGTGGCCGCGGCGGGCGGGGTCGTGAAGGCGGTTCGCGTGCCCGGCGCCGGGGGGCTCAGTCGTAAGGAGGCCGACGATCTGGTGGCCACGGCGAAGACCTGGGGCGCCAAGGGGCTCGTGTGGATCAAGGTCACCGAGGGCGGGCTGCAGTCGCCGGTCGGGAAGTTCCTGGAGCCGATCCGGCCGGCGCTGCTGGGCGCGCTGGGCGCGTCGGCCGGCGATCTGCTCTTGCTGGTGGGCGACGCCAAGCCAACGGCCGCCACCGTGCTCGGACGCTTCCGGGTGGAGCTGGCCCACCGCTACGGCCTGATCCCGTCCGGCGGTTACGCGGTACTGTGGGTCGTCGACTTCCCGCTGCTCGAGTGGAGCGAGGAGGAGGGCCGCTGGCAGGCGATGCATCATCCGTTCACGGCGCCCCGCGACGAGGATCTCCCGCGTCTGGAAAGCGAGCCG
The sequence above is drawn from the Candidatus Methylomirabilota bacterium genome and encodes:
- the aspS gene encoding aspartate--tRNA ligase — its product is QTVTLMGWAHRRRDHGGLIFVDLRDRTGLTQCVFNPATSAAAHERAEAIRGEFVLAVRGVVARRPPGTENAKLATGDIEVHVGELRILNEARPLPFPIEDEVEVDELTRLTHRYLDLRRPAMYRNFVIRDAVSRATRDYLHAHGFVEVETPFLIRTTPEGARDFLVPSRLNRGCFYALAQSPQLFKQLLMVAGFERYFQIVRCFRDEDLRKDRQPEFTQIDLETSFLDRDELLPLIEGMVAEILRRVHDVELARPFPRLTYAEAMERFGSDKPDLRFGMELQNVTALFRDGEFQAFRQVAAAGGVVKAVRVPGAGGLSRKEADDLVATAKTWGAKGLVWIKVTEGGLQSPVGKFLEPIRPALLGALGASAGDLLLLVGDAKPTAATVLGRFRVELAHRYGLIPSGGYAVLWVVDFPLLEWSEEEGRWQAMHHPFTAPRDEDLPRLESEPGAVLAKAYDLVLNGQEVGGGSIRIYQQALQQRVFDLLGIGKDEARAKFGFLLDALEFGAPPMGGIAFGLDRLVAILAGEDSIREVIAFPKTQRGVDPMTDAPAPASPAQLRELGITVVDWDRNPS